In the Desulfovibrio subterraneus genome, AGCATCTGGTCGCGCTCAACGCTGCAGCAGTCCTTGTTCACGCGGATGGTGAACAGGTGGTAGGCGTGCACGGTGTCGGCTTCAGGCGCTGCGGGCAGGCCGAGTCCGAGATCGGCAAAGGCCTCCATGTAGCGGTTCCACACGGCTTCGCGGCGCTTCCAGTATGTATCCACGCGGGGCAGCTGGTGCAGCCCGAGCGCAGCCTGCAGATCCATCATGTTGTATTTGAAGCCGTGGTCCACAACCTGATAGTGCTTGTAGCCCGAATCAGAGAAGCGTGCCCACGCATCGGCGCTCATGCCGTGCAGGGCCATGATCTTGCAGCGGTCGATGGCGGCCTTGTCATTGGAAATGAGCATGCCGCCTTCGCCGGTGACGATGTTCTTGGTGGCATAGAAGCTGAAGCAGCCTATGTGGCCGATGGTGCCTGCCTGACGCCCCTTGTAGGTGGTCTCAATGGCATGGGCGCAGTCTTCAATGACCACAAGATTGTGCTTGGCGGCAAGGGCCATGATGGGGTCCATGTCGCAGCATCGTCCGGCATAGTGCACCACCATGATGGCGCGTGTGCGCGGAGAAATTTTGGCTTCAATGGCGGCGGGGTCTATGTTGAGCG is a window encoding:
- a CDS encoding DegT/DnrJ/EryC1/StrS family aminotransferase; this encodes MRDSFLVFGQPLIEQDEIDEVVDSLKKAWIGTGPKVHQFEKDFAAYKGVSCAAAVNSATAALHLSCLTLELEPGDEVITTAMTFCASVNSIIHAGGTPVLADVDPLTLNIDPAAIEAKISPRTRAIMVVHYAGRCCDMDPIMALAAKHNLVVIEDCAHAIETTYKGRQAGTIGHIGCFSFYATKNIVTGEGGMLISNDKAAIDRCKIMALHGMSADAWARFSDSGYKHYQVVDHGFKYNMMDLQAALGLHQLPRVDTYWKRREAVWNRYMEAFADLGLGLPAAPEADTVHAYHLFTIRVNKDCCSVERDQMLEAMRKHNIGVGVHYLAIPEHPYYQKRFGWMPEDTPHATSYGRETVSLPLSAKLSDKDVDDVIEAVRSICNACSGVS